A genomic window from Astatotilapia calliptera chromosome 12, fAstCal1.2, whole genome shotgun sequence includes:
- the dph7 gene encoding diphthine methyltransferase gives MAWKSKTRSLQVFDTELSADAVEWCPVSPNHSILACGTYQLQKGGGEEDATPSRIGRLYLFEFRHEGPMCPPLTELQRMDTAAILDLKWCHVPVSDRAVLGMATATGELQLYTLSRSQEGSHSLQSLSSLEVGAERLALSLDWSTGRLDSSDVRIVCSDSAGCISVLSLAEGALTTLSQWKAHDFEAWISAFSYWDTQLVYSGGDDCKLKGWDLRIGPSSPTFISKRHSMGVCSIHSNPHREHILATGSYDEQVLLWDGRNMRQPLSETPLGGGVWRLKWHPSHQHLLLAACMHNDFHILHCQQALEGSAGACPIVTSYILHSSLAYGADWSRLSLEDHTACSPPATEPKESPAENRGHLRIQYESPTASFDTSLEDDAGRYIPEGIAAPQTSPAPVPTLNPDEDAPSLSCLLASCSFYDHMLHVWRWDWMPDQALQES, from the exons ATGGCTTGGAAGTCGAAGACCCGCAGTCTACAGGTGTTCGACACGGAGTTGAGCGCTGACGCGGTGGAGTGGTGTCCTGTTTCACCCAACCACAGCATCCTGGCCTGCGGCACGTATCAGCTACAGAAAGGG GGAGGGGAAGAAGATGCCACCCCGAGCAGGATCGGTCGTCTCTACCTTTTTGAATTTCGGCACGAGGGACCGATGTGCCCCCCTCTCACAGAGCTGCAGCGCATGGACACCGCAGCCATTTTAGATTTGAAATG GTGCCACGTGCCTGTGTCAGACAGAGCAGTGCTGGGGATGGCAACAGCTACCGGGGAGCTGCAGCTGTACACACTGTCTCGCAGTCAG GAGGGTAGCCACAGTCTGCAGTCTCTCAGTAGTCTGGAGGTTGGAGCAGAGCGGCTGGCTCTGTCATTAGACTGGTCCACTGGAAGACTGGACAG CAGTGACGTGCGGATTGTGTGCAGTGACTCTGCAGGCTGCATCAGCGTGCTCTCTCTGGCTGAAGGTGCTTTAACAACACTGTCTCAGTGGAAAGCCCATGACTTTGAGGCCTGGATCTCTGCCTTCTCTTATTGGGACACACAGCTTGTGTACTCTG GTGGTGATGACTGTAAACTGAAAGGTTGGGATTTAAGGATCGGTCCCTCCAGCCCCACTTTCATAAGTAAAAG gCACTCGATGGGTGTGTGCAGTATTCACAGCAACCCTCATCGGGAGCACATTCTGGCTACAGGCAG TTACGATGAGCAGGTTTTGCTGTGGGATGGCCGAAACATGCGGCAGCCCCTGAGTGAGACTCCATTGGGTGGTGGAGTGTGGAGACTGAAGTGGCATCCCAGCCATCAGCACCTGCTGCTGGCAGCCTGCATGCATAATGACTTCCACATCCTTCACTGTCAGCAGGCTCTAG AGGGCAGTGCAGGAGCATGCCCCATTGTAACCTCATACATCCTCCACAGTTCCTTGGCATATGGAGCAGACTGGTCCAGGCTGTCCCTGGAGGACCATACTGCCTGTTCCCCGCCTGCCACAGAACCAAAGGAAAGCCCTGCAGAGAACCGAGGACACTTAAGGATTCAATATGAATCTCCCACTGCCAGCTTTGACACTTCCCTGGAGGACGATGCTGGTCGATACATCCCAGAGGGAATTGCAGCACCTCAGACCTCCCCTGCTCCAGTTCCCACCCTCAACCCTGATGAGGATGCTCCCTCACTGTCCTGCCTGCTGGCCAGCTGCTCATTCTATGACCACATGCTCCACGTGTGGCGCTGGGACTGGATGCCAGACCAGGCTTTACAGGAGTCATAG
- the mrpl41 gene encoding large ribosomal subunit protein mL41, giving the protein MGVLSTLMRGLVRGADRMSEFTSKRGSRTHNKGRGARPAGRNLPSSKFLAIRAMIPEFVVPPLEGFKLRPYVSYRAPKGTEPPLTAQSLFDEVVAPQIKQDLEAGTFSKDQLVKYGFEPTQEGKLFKLYPKNYVR; this is encoded by the coding sequence ATGGGTGTGTTATCCACGCTGATGAGGGGGCTGGTGCGAGGTGCTGACAGGATGTCTGAGTTCACGAGCAAGCGTGGATCAAGGACTCATAATAAAGGCAGGGGCGCCAGGCCCGCTGGACGGAATCTCCCCAGCTCCAAGTTTCTAGCCATTCGGGCCATGATTCCGGAGTTTGTGGTGCCTCCTTTGGAGGGATTCAAACTCAGACCATATGTCTCATACCGTGCCCCGAAAGGAACAGAACCTCCACTCACAGCACAGAGTCTGTTCGATGAAGTTGTGGCTCCTCAGATCAAACAGGACTTGGAAGCAGGCACTTTCAGCAAAGACCAGCTAGTGAAGTATGGATTTGAGCCCACACAGGAGGGGAAGCTCTTCAAGCTCTATCCAAAGAATTATGTACGTTAA